CACTGAACTTTGATCAAAATTTTCGAATCGTTACGGTCGGGTGATGTCAGCTCGACCCTGTATATTCCAGCCGAAACTTCTCTTCCGGAATCGTCTTTTCCGTCCCACGCAAAGGACGTGTTGGAATCCAGCTCTCTGTTCACAGCGATTGTCCTTACAGTTCTGCCGCTAACGTCGAATATTCTGAGGGAGACAGATGAAGCGGAGGATATTTGGACCGGGATGAAAGCTGTTCCGACGAACGGGTTGGGGTAAAAATCACCTAAACCGAAAATATCAGACAGGACGGGAGAGGAAGGCGTCTCCTCGACTGCGTTGAGTCCTGAAATGTCTATCTTGTTGCTCTGGTGGATGTATTTAGGGGATCCGTGAGTCTGAAGCCATACGGCAAAATAAATTGCGCCTTCTTCGTAGTTCCACCATGTAGTGTCCAACGTGAAAGGAATTGATACTTCGAGGGTTTCAGGGTAAGTTCCGGAAAACGTGACAGTAGTTCCGTTGTAATTTGGGCACATCCTTCGCATGGGGTAATGAAAATCCGAGAAATATCCATGGGGGTAGGGCACTACTTTTGAAACTGCCGCGAAGTGCAACCTGAAAGGTCCGGTGCCGATGGAAGCTTCAAGGATAAGAGTGGCTCTTACATTACCGGAATGCGTCGAAGGGTCGAAATCACCGTCAAGAAAAATGTTCAGATAACAAGGTCTGGTCATCGCCGAAGTAA
This region of candidate division WOR-3 bacterium genomic DNA includes:
- a CDS encoding T9SS type A sorting domain-containing protein, which codes for MDGYVNFYPANPNLQSAFTSAMTRPCYLNIFLDGDFDPSTHSGNVRATLILEASIGTGPFRLHFAAVSKVVPYPHGYFSDFHYPMRRMCPNYNGTTVTFSGTYPETLEVSIPFTLDTTWWNYEEGAIYFAVWLQTHGSPKYIHQSNKIDISGLNAVEETPSSPVLSDIFGLGDFYPNPFVGTAFIPVQISSASSVSLRIFDVSGRTVRTIAVNRELDSNTSFAWDGKDDSGREVSAGIYRVELTSPDRNDSKILIKVQ